The Ziziphus jujuba cultivar Dongzao chromosome 7, ASM3175591v1 genome includes a region encoding these proteins:
- the LOC107424086 gene encoding growth-regulating factor 5 isoform X7: MYRRFCSSMVPEINIPTLLQSPSLVINHTTPLLLYFPLNLSLFQYYTVFPFTASQWQELEHQALIFKYMVSGIPIPPDLLFSIKRSYLDSAMPSKLFPHHPQHRVVPVGAVGWNCFQMGMGRKIDPEPGRCRRTDGKKWRCSKEAFPDSKYCERHMHRGKNRSRKPVEVLKTTTSTSSTNSMISNPSLTPTNISSITKNLSAALTPTSRSSISSFSSLPSYNSHHIDHPFLYNHSSSSSSSSSRHPGFGLSPQHHDTSTTSLLLDSGSYSQTHNADYSRYAYGMKEEVDHEHVFFSEEPSGNRNCSGLQNEQYSNYLQLQSRHKQDHHYQQQQNYSSYVFNGNDTEMERKEETQNRTMHRFFDEWPVKDKDSWLDLDDKSSNSGSISTTRLSISMPTSSSHEFPIFTSRTGD, translated from the exons ATGTACAGAAGATTCTGCAGCTCAATGGTCCCTGAAATAAATATACCTACTCTACTCCAAAGTCCCTCTCTAGTAATTAATCACACAACACCCTTGCTTCTCTATTTTCCTCTGAACCTGTCTCTCTTTCAGTACTACACAGT GTTTCCATTCACTGCATCTCAGTGGCAAGAACTTGAACACCAAGCTCTAATCTTCAAATACATGGTCTCTGGCATCCCAATCCCACCTGATCTTCTCTTCAGCATCAAAAGAAGCTACTTGGACTCTGCAATGCCTTCAAAGCTCTTTCCTCACCACCCTCAACATA GGGTTGTTCCTGTGGGTGCAGTTGGGTGGAACTGTTTCCAGATGGGTATGGGAAGGAAGATAGACCCAGAGCCTGGAAGGTGCAGAAGAACAGATGGgaaaaaatggagatgctcAAAAGAGGCATTTCCAGATTCGAAATACTGTGAGAGGCACATGCACAGAGGCAAAAACCGTTCAAGAAAGCCTGTGGAAGTTCTGAAAACAACAACATCAACATCATCAACCAACTCAATGATATCAAATCCATCATTAACACCCACCAACATCTCATCAATCACCAAAAACCTCTCTGCAGCATTAACGCCCACCTCTCGTTCTTCCATTTCTTCATTCTCTTCGCTTCCCTCTTACAACTCTCATCATATTGATCAcccttttctttataatcattcgtcgtcatcatcttcttcttcttcaaggcATCCTGGGTTTGGTTTGTCACCTCAGCATCATGACACCAGTACAACTTCCCTTCTTTTGGATTCTGGATCTTATTCCCAGACTCATAATGCAGATTACAgcag GTACGCTTATGGGATGAAAGAGGAGGTGGATCATGAGCATGTATTCTTTTCAGAAGAACCATCGGGAAAT AGAAACTGCTCTGGTTTACAGAATGAGCAATATTCTAATTACTTGCAGCTTCAAAGCCGCCACAAACAAGATCATCATTATCAGCAGCAGCAGAATTACTCGTCCTATGTATTCAACGGCAACGACACAGAAATGGAGAGAAAAGAAGAAACCCAAAATAGAACCATGCACCGCTTCTTCGATGAATGGCCAGTAAAAGACAAAGATTCATGGCTTGACTTGGATGATAAATCATCAAACAGTGGGTCTATTTCCACAACCAGGCTCTCAATCTCTATGCCAACTTCGTCTTCACATGAATTCCCCATCTTCACTTCCAGAACCG GTGATTGA
- the LOC107424086 gene encoding growth-regulating factor 5 isoform X3, with product MYRRFCSSMVPEINIPTLLQSPSLVINHTTPLLLYFPLNLSLFQYYTVFPFTASQWQELEHQALIFKYMVSGIPIPPDLLFSIKRSYLDSAMPSKLFPHHPQHRVVPVGAVGWNCFQMGMGRKIDPEPGRCRRTDGKKWRCSKEAFPDSKYCERHMHRGKNRSRKPVEVLKTTTSTSSTNSMISNPSLTPTNISSITKNLSAALTPTSRSSISSFSSLPSYNSHHIDHPFLYNHSSSSSSSSSRHPGFGLSPQHHDTSTTSLLLDSGSYSQTHNADYSRYAYGMKEEVDHEHVFFSEEPSGNVRRFSGGSSSSSLDDQSSWKLTPLTMSCSSSKQRNCSGLQNEQYSNYLQLQSRHKQDHHYQQQQNYSSYVFNGNDTEMERKEETQNRTMHRFFDEWPVKDKDSWLDLDDKSSNSGSISTTRLSISMPTSSSHEFPIFTSRTGD from the exons ATGTACAGAAGATTCTGCAGCTCAATGGTCCCTGAAATAAATATACCTACTCTACTCCAAAGTCCCTCTCTAGTAATTAATCACACAACACCCTTGCTTCTCTATTTTCCTCTGAACCTGTCTCTCTTTCAGTACTACACAGT GTTTCCATTCACTGCATCTCAGTGGCAAGAACTTGAACACCAAGCTCTAATCTTCAAATACATGGTCTCTGGCATCCCAATCCCACCTGATCTTCTCTTCAGCATCAAAAGAAGCTACTTGGACTCTGCAATGCCTTCAAAGCTCTTTCCTCACCACCCTCAACATA GGGTTGTTCCTGTGGGTGCAGTTGGGTGGAACTGTTTCCAGATGGGTATGGGAAGGAAGATAGACCCAGAGCCTGGAAGGTGCAGAAGAACAGATGGgaaaaaatggagatgctcAAAAGAGGCATTTCCAGATTCGAAATACTGTGAGAGGCACATGCACAGAGGCAAAAACCGTTCAAGAAAGCCTGTGGAAGTTCTGAAAACAACAACATCAACATCATCAACCAACTCAATGATATCAAATCCATCATTAACACCCACCAACATCTCATCAATCACCAAAAACCTCTCTGCAGCATTAACGCCCACCTCTCGTTCTTCCATTTCTTCATTCTCTTCGCTTCCCTCTTACAACTCTCATCATATTGATCAcccttttctttataatcattcgtcgtcatcatcttcttcttcttcaaggcATCCTGGGTTTGGTTTGTCACCTCAGCATCATGACACCAGTACAACTTCCCTTCTTTTGGATTCTGGATCTTATTCCCAGACTCATAATGCAGATTACAgcag GTACGCTTATGGGATGAAAGAGGAGGTGGATCATGAGCATGTATTCTTTTCAGAAGAACCATCGGGAAATGTGAGACGCTTCTCTGgtggttcttcttcttcatctttagATGATCAATCGTCGTGGAAACTAACACCACTGACAATGAGTTGTTCTTCTTCGAAACAGAGAAACTGCTCTGGTTTACAGAATGAGCAATATTCTAATTACTTGCAGCTTCAAAGCCGCCACAAACAAGATCATCATTATCAGCAGCAGCAGAATTACTCGTCCTATGTATTCAACGGCAACGACACAGAAATGGAGAGAAAAGAAGAAACCCAAAATAGAACCATGCACCGCTTCTTCGATGAATGGCCAGTAAAAGACAAAGATTCATGGCTTGACTTGGATGATAAATCATCAAACAGTGGGTCTATTTCCACAACCAGGCTCTCAATCTCTATGCCAACTTCGTCTTCACATGAATTCCCCATCTTCACTTCCAGAACCG GTGATTGA
- the LOC107424086 gene encoding growth-regulating factor 5 isoform X4, protein MYRRFCSSMVPEINIPTLLQSPSLVINHTTPLLLYFPLNLSLFQYYTVFPFTASQWQELEHQALIFKYMVSGIPIPPDLLFSIKRSYLDSAMPSKLFPHHPQHIGWNCFQMGMGRKIDPEPGRCRRTDGKKWRCSKEAFPDSKYCERHMHRGKNRSRKPVEVLKTTTSTSSTNSMISNPSLTPTNISSITKNLSAALTPTSRSSISSFSSLPSYNSHHIDHPFLYNHSSSSSSSSSRHPGFGLSPQHHDTSTTSLLLDSGSYSQTHNADYSRRNRYAYGMKEEVDHEHVFFSEEPSGNVRRFSGGSSSSSLDDQSSWKLTPLTMSCSSSKQRNCSGLQNEQYSNYLQLQSRHKQDHHYQQQQNYSSYVFNGNDTEMERKEETQNRTMHRFFDEWPVKDKDSWLDLDDKSSNSGSISTTRLSISMPTSSSHEFPIFTSRTGD, encoded by the exons ATGTACAGAAGATTCTGCAGCTCAATGGTCCCTGAAATAAATATACCTACTCTACTCCAAAGTCCCTCTCTAGTAATTAATCACACAACACCCTTGCTTCTCTATTTTCCTCTGAACCTGTCTCTCTTTCAGTACTACACAGT GTTTCCATTCACTGCATCTCAGTGGCAAGAACTTGAACACCAAGCTCTAATCTTCAAATACATGGTCTCTGGCATCCCAATCCCACCTGATCTTCTCTTCAGCATCAAAAGAAGCTACTTGGACTCTGCAATGCCTTCAAAGCTCTTTCCTCACCACCCTCAACATA TTGGGTGGAACTGTTTCCAGATGGGTATGGGAAGGAAGATAGACCCAGAGCCTGGAAGGTGCAGAAGAACAGATGGgaaaaaatggagatgctcAAAAGAGGCATTTCCAGATTCGAAATACTGTGAGAGGCACATGCACAGAGGCAAAAACCGTTCAAGAAAGCCTGTGGAAGTTCTGAAAACAACAACATCAACATCATCAACCAACTCAATGATATCAAATCCATCATTAACACCCACCAACATCTCATCAATCACCAAAAACCTCTCTGCAGCATTAACGCCCACCTCTCGTTCTTCCATTTCTTCATTCTCTTCGCTTCCCTCTTACAACTCTCATCATATTGATCAcccttttctttataatcattcgtcgtcatcatcttcttcttcttcaaggcATCCTGGGTTTGGTTTGTCACCTCAGCATCATGACACCAGTACAACTTCCCTTCTTTTGGATTCTGGATCTTATTCCCAGACTCATAATGCAGATTACAgcag AAGAAACAGGTACGCTTATGGGATGAAAGAGGAGGTGGATCATGAGCATGTATTCTTTTCAGAAGAACCATCGGGAAATGTGAGACGCTTCTCTGgtggttcttcttcttcatctttagATGATCAATCGTCGTGGAAACTAACACCACTGACAATGAGTTGTTCTTCTTCGAAACAGAGAAACTGCTCTGGTTTACAGAATGAGCAATATTCTAATTACTTGCAGCTTCAAAGCCGCCACAAACAAGATCATCATTATCAGCAGCAGCAGAATTACTCGTCCTATGTATTCAACGGCAACGACACAGAAATGGAGAGAAAAGAAGAAACCCAAAATAGAACCATGCACCGCTTCTTCGATGAATGGCCAGTAAAAGACAAAGATTCATGGCTTGACTTGGATGATAAATCATCAAACAGTGGGTCTATTTCCACAACCAGGCTCTCAATCTCTATGCCAACTTCGTCTTCACATGAATTCCCCATCTTCACTTCCAGAACCG GTGATTGA
- the LOC107424086 gene encoding growth-regulating factor 5 isoform X2: MYRRFCSSMVPEINIPTLLQSPSLVINHTTPLLLYFPLNLSLFQYYTVFPFTASQWQELEHQALIFKYMVSGIPIPPDLLFSIKRSYLDSAMPSKLFPHHPQHRVVPVGAVGWNCFQMGMGRKIDPEPGRCRRTDGKKWRCSKEAFPDSKYCERHMHRGKNRSRKPVEVLKTTTSTSSTNSMISNPSLTPTNISSITKNLSAALTPTSRSSISSFSSLPSYNSHHIDHPFLYNHSSSSSSSSSRHPGFGLSPQHHDTSTTSLLLDSGSYSQTHNADYSRNRYAYGMKEEVDHEHVFFSEEPSGNVRRFSGGSSSSSLDDQSSWKLTPLTMSCSSSKQRNCSGLQNEQYSNYLQLQSRHKQDHHYQQQQNYSSYVFNGNDTEMERKEETQNRTMHRFFDEWPVKDKDSWLDLDDKSSNSGSISTTRLSISMPTSSSHEFPIFTSRTGD; this comes from the exons ATGTACAGAAGATTCTGCAGCTCAATGGTCCCTGAAATAAATATACCTACTCTACTCCAAAGTCCCTCTCTAGTAATTAATCACACAACACCCTTGCTTCTCTATTTTCCTCTGAACCTGTCTCTCTTTCAGTACTACACAGT GTTTCCATTCACTGCATCTCAGTGGCAAGAACTTGAACACCAAGCTCTAATCTTCAAATACATGGTCTCTGGCATCCCAATCCCACCTGATCTTCTCTTCAGCATCAAAAGAAGCTACTTGGACTCTGCAATGCCTTCAAAGCTCTTTCCTCACCACCCTCAACATA GGGTTGTTCCTGTGGGTGCAGTTGGGTGGAACTGTTTCCAGATGGGTATGGGAAGGAAGATAGACCCAGAGCCTGGAAGGTGCAGAAGAACAGATGGgaaaaaatggagatgctcAAAAGAGGCATTTCCAGATTCGAAATACTGTGAGAGGCACATGCACAGAGGCAAAAACCGTTCAAGAAAGCCTGTGGAAGTTCTGAAAACAACAACATCAACATCATCAACCAACTCAATGATATCAAATCCATCATTAACACCCACCAACATCTCATCAATCACCAAAAACCTCTCTGCAGCATTAACGCCCACCTCTCGTTCTTCCATTTCTTCATTCTCTTCGCTTCCCTCTTACAACTCTCATCATATTGATCAcccttttctttataatcattcgtcgtcatcatcttcttcttcttcaaggcATCCTGGGTTTGGTTTGTCACCTCAGCATCATGACACCAGTACAACTTCCCTTCTTTTGGATTCTGGATCTTATTCCCAGACTCATAATGCAGATTACAgcag AAACAGGTACGCTTATGGGATGAAAGAGGAGGTGGATCATGAGCATGTATTCTTTTCAGAAGAACCATCGGGAAATGTGAGACGCTTCTCTGgtggttcttcttcttcatctttagATGATCAATCGTCGTGGAAACTAACACCACTGACAATGAGTTGTTCTTCTTCGAAACAGAGAAACTGCTCTGGTTTACAGAATGAGCAATATTCTAATTACTTGCAGCTTCAAAGCCGCCACAAACAAGATCATCATTATCAGCAGCAGCAGAATTACTCGTCCTATGTATTCAACGGCAACGACACAGAAATGGAGAGAAAAGAAGAAACCCAAAATAGAACCATGCACCGCTTCTTCGATGAATGGCCAGTAAAAGACAAAGATTCATGGCTTGACTTGGATGATAAATCATCAAACAGTGGGTCTATTTCCACAACCAGGCTCTCAATCTCTATGCCAACTTCGTCTTCACATGAATTCCCCATCTTCACTTCCAGAACCG GTGATTGA
- the LOC107424086 gene encoding growth-regulating factor 5 isoform X8, translated as MMSGRNRFPFTASQWQELEHQALIFKYMVSGIPIPPDLLFSIKRSYLDSAMPSKLFPHHPQHIGWNCFQMGMGRKIDPEPGRCRRTDGKKWRCSKEAFPDSKYCERHMHRGKNRSRKPVEVLKTTTSTSSTNSMISNPSLTPTNISSITKNLSAALTPTSRSSISSFSSLPSYNSHHIDHPFLYNHSSSSSSSSSRHPGFGLSPQHHDTSTTSLLLDSGSYSQTHNADYSRNRYAYGMKEEVDHEHVFFSEEPSGNVRRFSGGSSSSSLDDQSSWKLTPLTMSCSSSKQRNCSGLQNEQYSNYLQLQSRHKQDHHYQQQQNYSSYVFNGNDTEMERKEETQNRTMHRFFDEWPVKDKDSWLDLDDKSSNSGSISTTRLSISMPTSSSHEFPIFTSRTGD; from the exons atGATGAGTGGAAGGAACAGGTTTCCATTCACTGCATCTCAGTGGCAAGAACTTGAACACCAAGCTCTAATCTTCAAATACATGGTCTCTGGCATCCCAATCCCACCTGATCTTCTCTTCAGCATCAAAAGAAGCTACTTGGACTCTGCAATGCCTTCAAAGCTCTTTCCTCACCACCCTCAACATA TTGGGTGGAACTGTTTCCAGATGGGTATGGGAAGGAAGATAGACCCAGAGCCTGGAAGGTGCAGAAGAACAGATGGgaaaaaatggagatgctcAAAAGAGGCATTTCCAGATTCGAAATACTGTGAGAGGCACATGCACAGAGGCAAAAACCGTTCAAGAAAGCCTGTGGAAGTTCTGAAAACAACAACATCAACATCATCAACCAACTCAATGATATCAAATCCATCATTAACACCCACCAACATCTCATCAATCACCAAAAACCTCTCTGCAGCATTAACGCCCACCTCTCGTTCTTCCATTTCTTCATTCTCTTCGCTTCCCTCTTACAACTCTCATCATATTGATCAcccttttctttataatcattcgtcgtcatcatcttcttcttcttcaaggcATCCTGGGTTTGGTTTGTCACCTCAGCATCATGACACCAGTACAACTTCCCTTCTTTTGGATTCTGGATCTTATTCCCAGACTCATAATGCAGATTACAgcag AAACAGGTACGCTTATGGGATGAAAGAGGAGGTGGATCATGAGCATGTATTCTTTTCAGAAGAACCATCGGGAAATGTGAGACGCTTCTCTGgtggttcttcttcttcatctttagATGATCAATCGTCGTGGAAACTAACACCACTGACAATGAGTTGTTCTTCTTCGAAACAGAGAAACTGCTCTGGTTTACAGAATGAGCAATATTCTAATTACTTGCAGCTTCAAAGCCGCCACAAACAAGATCATCATTATCAGCAGCAGCAGAATTACTCGTCCTATGTATTCAACGGCAACGACACAGAAATGGAGAGAAAAGAAGAAACCCAAAATAGAACCATGCACCGCTTCTTCGATGAATGGCCAGTAAAAGACAAAGATTCATGGCTTGACTTGGATGATAAATCATCAAACAGTGGGTCTATTTCCACAACCAGGCTCTCAATCTCTATGCCAACTTCGTCTTCACATGAATTCCCCATCTTCACTTCCAGAACCG GTGATTGA
- the LOC107424086 gene encoding growth-regulating factor 5 isoform X1, which translates to MYRRFCSSMVPEINIPTLLQSPSLVINHTTPLLLYFPLNLSLFQYYTVFPFTASQWQELEHQALIFKYMVSGIPIPPDLLFSIKRSYLDSAMPSKLFPHHPQHRVVPVGAVGWNCFQMGMGRKIDPEPGRCRRTDGKKWRCSKEAFPDSKYCERHMHRGKNRSRKPVEVLKTTTSTSSTNSMISNPSLTPTNISSITKNLSAALTPTSRSSISSFSSLPSYNSHHIDHPFLYNHSSSSSSSSSRHPGFGLSPQHHDTSTTSLLLDSGSYSQTHNADYSRRNRYAYGMKEEVDHEHVFFSEEPSGNVRRFSGGSSSSSLDDQSSWKLTPLTMSCSSSKQRNCSGLQNEQYSNYLQLQSRHKQDHHYQQQQNYSSYVFNGNDTEMERKEETQNRTMHRFFDEWPVKDKDSWLDLDDKSSNSGSISTTRLSISMPTSSSHEFPIFTSRTGD; encoded by the exons ATGTACAGAAGATTCTGCAGCTCAATGGTCCCTGAAATAAATATACCTACTCTACTCCAAAGTCCCTCTCTAGTAATTAATCACACAACACCCTTGCTTCTCTATTTTCCTCTGAACCTGTCTCTCTTTCAGTACTACACAGT GTTTCCATTCACTGCATCTCAGTGGCAAGAACTTGAACACCAAGCTCTAATCTTCAAATACATGGTCTCTGGCATCCCAATCCCACCTGATCTTCTCTTCAGCATCAAAAGAAGCTACTTGGACTCTGCAATGCCTTCAAAGCTCTTTCCTCACCACCCTCAACATA GGGTTGTTCCTGTGGGTGCAGTTGGGTGGAACTGTTTCCAGATGGGTATGGGAAGGAAGATAGACCCAGAGCCTGGAAGGTGCAGAAGAACAGATGGgaaaaaatggagatgctcAAAAGAGGCATTTCCAGATTCGAAATACTGTGAGAGGCACATGCACAGAGGCAAAAACCGTTCAAGAAAGCCTGTGGAAGTTCTGAAAACAACAACATCAACATCATCAACCAACTCAATGATATCAAATCCATCATTAACACCCACCAACATCTCATCAATCACCAAAAACCTCTCTGCAGCATTAACGCCCACCTCTCGTTCTTCCATTTCTTCATTCTCTTCGCTTCCCTCTTACAACTCTCATCATATTGATCAcccttttctttataatcattcgtcgtcatcatcttcttcttcttcaaggcATCCTGGGTTTGGTTTGTCACCTCAGCATCATGACACCAGTACAACTTCCCTTCTTTTGGATTCTGGATCTTATTCCCAGACTCATAATGCAGATTACAgcag AAGAAACAGGTACGCTTATGGGATGAAAGAGGAGGTGGATCATGAGCATGTATTCTTTTCAGAAGAACCATCGGGAAATGTGAGACGCTTCTCTGgtggttcttcttcttcatctttagATGATCAATCGTCGTGGAAACTAACACCACTGACAATGAGTTGTTCTTCTTCGAAACAGAGAAACTGCTCTGGTTTACAGAATGAGCAATATTCTAATTACTTGCAGCTTCAAAGCCGCCACAAACAAGATCATCATTATCAGCAGCAGCAGAATTACTCGTCCTATGTATTCAACGGCAACGACACAGAAATGGAGAGAAAAGAAGAAACCCAAAATAGAACCATGCACCGCTTCTTCGATGAATGGCCAGTAAAAGACAAAGATTCATGGCTTGACTTGGATGATAAATCATCAAACAGTGGGTCTATTTCCACAACCAGGCTCTCAATCTCTATGCCAACTTCGTCTTCACATGAATTCCCCATCTTCACTTCCAGAACCG GTGATTGA
- the LOC107424086 gene encoding growth-regulating factor 5 isoform X6, with protein MYRRFCSSMVPEINIPTLLQSPSLVINHTTPLLLYFPLNLSLFQYYTVFPFTASQWQELEHQALIFKYMVSGIPIPPDLLFSIKRSYLDSAMPSKLFPHHPQHRVVPVGAVGWNCFQMGMGRKIDPEPGRCRRTDGKKWRCSKEAFPDSKYCERHMHRGKNRSRKPVEVLKTTTSTSSTNSMISNPSLTPTNISSITKNLSAALTPTSRSSISSFSSLPSYNSHHIDHPFLYNHSSSSSSSSSRHPGFGLSPQHHDTSTTSLLLDSGSYSQTHNADYSRNRYAYGMKEEVDHEHVFFSEEPSGNRNCSGLQNEQYSNYLQLQSRHKQDHHYQQQQNYSSYVFNGNDTEMERKEETQNRTMHRFFDEWPVKDKDSWLDLDDKSSNSGSISTTRLSISMPTSSSHEFPIFTSRTGD; from the exons ATGTACAGAAGATTCTGCAGCTCAATGGTCCCTGAAATAAATATACCTACTCTACTCCAAAGTCCCTCTCTAGTAATTAATCACACAACACCCTTGCTTCTCTATTTTCCTCTGAACCTGTCTCTCTTTCAGTACTACACAGT GTTTCCATTCACTGCATCTCAGTGGCAAGAACTTGAACACCAAGCTCTAATCTTCAAATACATGGTCTCTGGCATCCCAATCCCACCTGATCTTCTCTTCAGCATCAAAAGAAGCTACTTGGACTCTGCAATGCCTTCAAAGCTCTTTCCTCACCACCCTCAACATA GGGTTGTTCCTGTGGGTGCAGTTGGGTGGAACTGTTTCCAGATGGGTATGGGAAGGAAGATAGACCCAGAGCCTGGAAGGTGCAGAAGAACAGATGGgaaaaaatggagatgctcAAAAGAGGCATTTCCAGATTCGAAATACTGTGAGAGGCACATGCACAGAGGCAAAAACCGTTCAAGAAAGCCTGTGGAAGTTCTGAAAACAACAACATCAACATCATCAACCAACTCAATGATATCAAATCCATCATTAACACCCACCAACATCTCATCAATCACCAAAAACCTCTCTGCAGCATTAACGCCCACCTCTCGTTCTTCCATTTCTTCATTCTCTTCGCTTCCCTCTTACAACTCTCATCATATTGATCAcccttttctttataatcattcgtcgtcatcatcttcttcttcttcaaggcATCCTGGGTTTGGTTTGTCACCTCAGCATCATGACACCAGTACAACTTCCCTTCTTTTGGATTCTGGATCTTATTCCCAGACTCATAATGCAGATTACAgcag AAACAGGTACGCTTATGGGATGAAAGAGGAGGTGGATCATGAGCATGTATTCTTTTCAGAAGAACCATCGGGAAAT AGAAACTGCTCTGGTTTACAGAATGAGCAATATTCTAATTACTTGCAGCTTCAAAGCCGCCACAAACAAGATCATCATTATCAGCAGCAGCAGAATTACTCGTCCTATGTATTCAACGGCAACGACACAGAAATGGAGAGAAAAGAAGAAACCCAAAATAGAACCATGCACCGCTTCTTCGATGAATGGCCAGTAAAAGACAAAGATTCATGGCTTGACTTGGATGATAAATCATCAAACAGTGGGTCTATTTCCACAACCAGGCTCTCAATCTCTATGCCAACTTCGTCTTCACATGAATTCCCCATCTTCACTTCCAGAACCG GTGATTGA
- the LOC107424086 gene encoding growth-regulating factor 5 isoform X5 translates to MYRRFCSSMVPEINIPTLLQSPSLVINHTTPLLLYFPLNLSLFQYYTVFPFTASQWQELEHQALIFKYMVSGIPIPPDLLFSIKRSYLDSAMPSKLFPHHPQHRVVPVGAVGWNCFQMGMGRKIDPEPGRCRRTDGKKWRCSKEAFPDSKYCERHMHRGKNRSRKPVEVLKTTTSTSSTNSMISNPSLTPTNISSITKNLSAALTPTSRSSISSFSSLPSYNSHHIDHPFLYNHSSSSSSSSSRHPGFGLSPQHHDTSTTSLLLDSGSYSQTHNADYSRRNRYAYGMKEEVDHEHVFFSEEPSGNRNCSGLQNEQYSNYLQLQSRHKQDHHYQQQQNYSSYVFNGNDTEMERKEETQNRTMHRFFDEWPVKDKDSWLDLDDKSSNSGSISTTRLSISMPTSSSHEFPIFTSRTGD, encoded by the exons ATGTACAGAAGATTCTGCAGCTCAATGGTCCCTGAAATAAATATACCTACTCTACTCCAAAGTCCCTCTCTAGTAATTAATCACACAACACCCTTGCTTCTCTATTTTCCTCTGAACCTGTCTCTCTTTCAGTACTACACAGT GTTTCCATTCACTGCATCTCAGTGGCAAGAACTTGAACACCAAGCTCTAATCTTCAAATACATGGTCTCTGGCATCCCAATCCCACCTGATCTTCTCTTCAGCATCAAAAGAAGCTACTTGGACTCTGCAATGCCTTCAAAGCTCTTTCCTCACCACCCTCAACATA GGGTTGTTCCTGTGGGTGCAGTTGGGTGGAACTGTTTCCAGATGGGTATGGGAAGGAAGATAGACCCAGAGCCTGGAAGGTGCAGAAGAACAGATGGgaaaaaatggagatgctcAAAAGAGGCATTTCCAGATTCGAAATACTGTGAGAGGCACATGCACAGAGGCAAAAACCGTTCAAGAAAGCCTGTGGAAGTTCTGAAAACAACAACATCAACATCATCAACCAACTCAATGATATCAAATCCATCATTAACACCCACCAACATCTCATCAATCACCAAAAACCTCTCTGCAGCATTAACGCCCACCTCTCGTTCTTCCATTTCTTCATTCTCTTCGCTTCCCTCTTACAACTCTCATCATATTGATCAcccttttctttataatcattcgtcgtcatcatcttcttcttcttcaaggcATCCTGGGTTTGGTTTGTCACCTCAGCATCATGACACCAGTACAACTTCCCTTCTTTTGGATTCTGGATCTTATTCCCAGACTCATAATGCAGATTACAgcag AAGAAACAGGTACGCTTATGGGATGAAAGAGGAGGTGGATCATGAGCATGTATTCTTTTCAGAAGAACCATCGGGAAAT AGAAACTGCTCTGGTTTACAGAATGAGCAATATTCTAATTACTTGCAGCTTCAAAGCCGCCACAAACAAGATCATCATTATCAGCAGCAGCAGAATTACTCGTCCTATGTATTCAACGGCAACGACACAGAAATGGAGAGAAAAGAAGAAACCCAAAATAGAACCATGCACCGCTTCTTCGATGAATGGCCAGTAAAAGACAAAGATTCATGGCTTGACTTGGATGATAAATCATCAAACAGTGGGTCTATTTCCACAACCAGGCTCTCAATCTCTATGCCAACTTCGTCTTCACATGAATTCCCCATCTTCACTTCCAGAACCG GTGATTGA